The following proteins come from a genomic window of Crassostrea angulata isolate pt1a10 chromosome 1, ASM2561291v2, whole genome shotgun sequence:
- the LOC128165331 gene encoding protein kinase C and casein kinase substrate in neurons protein 1-like isoform X3 produces the protein MSLNEELVQATNDSFWEIGKYSRTVKRIDNGKALCDSLRQLIQQRSEIETSYAKNLSSWSKKWNEFLDKGNEYGTIQGGWRGMLQEADSLADLHNLVADNLMTKDYPSIKAWQKENYHKSMMHFKETKELEEGFKKAQKPWEKKYTKLMQAKKEYHAACRSEKSTANQENNARGDSAVSPDQLKKIQEKLKKCQADVEATRDKYEASLNDLNSYNAKYIEDMNEVFQKCQDFEKSRIEFFKKTMFEIHQHLDLSVEPRFSQVYTSLHSTIGQIDSDKDLRWWSTNHGSDMPMNWPTFEEYSPELQNISKKKDSGIGGGSDGITITSIRHKPDGFDQQQSSPLNTHRQTSNNESQRSSSGSIQQQQQQQQQQQSSTLRSYTNYTYFSKEPERKVEAAPEEEDNNPFAEDADETPSPSQEDSPRQMNGKEGVPVRALYDYTVTEEDELPLKAGDVFVKLSEEDELGWCKGYKDGREGLYPANYVEPV, from the exons ATGTCGCTGAATGAGGAGTTGGTACAGGCCACTAACGACAGTTTCTGGGAAATTGGCAAGTACAGTCGTACTGTCAAGCGTATAGACAATGGCAAAGCCTTATGTGATAGTTTACGGCAGCTGATACAACAGAGGAGCGAAATAGAAACCTCGTACGCCAAAAACCTTTCTAGCTGGTCCAAGAAATGGAATGAATTTCTCGATAAAG GTAATGAATACGGCACGATACAGGGTGGCTGGAGGGGCATGCTACAGGAAGCAGACAGCCTCGCAGATTTACACAATTTAGTCGCCGATAACTTAATGACAAAAGACTATCCCAGCATCAAGGCATGGCAGAAGGAAAACTACCACAAATCCATGATGCATTTCAAGGAAACAAAAGAGCTTGAGGAAGGGTTTAAGAAg GCCCAGAAACCATGGGAAAAGAAATACACAAAACTTATGCAAGCAAAGAAAGAATATCATGCTGCATGTCGGTCAGAGAAAAGTACAGCCAACCAGGAGAACAATGCTAGAGGAGACTCGGCAGTATCCCCCGATCAG TTAAAGAAAATCCaggaaaaattaaagaaatgccAAGCAGATGTAGAGGCAACAAGGGATAAATATGAAGCCTCTTTGAATGACCTCAACAGTTATAATGCCAAATATATTGAAGATATGAATGAG gtgtttcaaaaatgtcaagattttgagaagtcAAGGATTGAGTTCTTCAAGAAGACTATGTTTGAGATACATCAACATCTTGATCTCTCTGTAGAACCAAG GTTCTCACAAGTGTACACTAGTCTACACAGTACTATAGGACAGATAGACTCCGACAAAGATCTGAGATGGTGGTCAACGAACCATGGATCTGACATGCCCATGAACTGGCCAACATTTGAG GAGTATTCACCAGAACTACAAAACATTTCCAAAAAGAAGGATTCGGGAATAGGAGGCGGCAGTGATGGCATTACTATCACCAGTATTCGCCACAAACCAGACGGCTTTGATCAGCAGCAGTCCAGCCCGCTTAACACTCACAGACAGACCTCCAACAACGAGTCCCAGCGGTCATCATCGGGCTCCATTCAGCAACAGCaacagcagcagcagcagcaacaATCTTCCACACTTAG GTCTTATACTAATTACACATATTTCAG CAAGGAGCCAGAAAGGAAAGTGGAGGCGGCACCTGAAGAGGAGGACAATAACCCATTTGCTGAGGACGCAGACGAGACCCCCTCCCCGTCCCAAGAGGACTCGCCCCGACAGATGAACGGGAAGGAAGGGGTGCCAGTCAGGGCATTGTATGACTATACTGTCACAGAAGAAGACGAACTGCCTCTCAAAGCTG GTGATGTTTTTGTCAAACTGTCCGAGGAAGATGAGCTGGGATGGTGTAAAGGATACAAGGACGGCCGGGAAGGATTGTATCCAGCCAACTATGTAGAACCTGTGTAG
- the LOC128165331 gene encoding protein kinase C and casein kinase substrate in neurons protein 1-like isoform X4 → MSLNEELVQATNDSFWEIGKYSRTVKRIDNGKALCDSLRQLIQQRSEIETSYAKNLSSWSKKWNEFLDKGNEYGTIQGGWRGMLQEADSLADLHNLVADNLMTKDYPSIKAWQKENYHKSMMHFKETKELEEGFKKAQKPWEKKYTKLMQAKKEYHAACRSEKSTANQENNARGDSAVSPDQLKKIQEKLKKCQADVEATRDKYEASLNDLNSYNAKYIEDMNEVFQKCQDFEKSRIEFFKKTMFEIHQHLDLSVEPRFSQVYTSLHSTIGQIDSDKDLRWWSTNHGSDMPMNWPTFEEYSPELQNISKKKDSGIGGGSDGITITSIRHKPDGFDQQQSSPLNTHRQTSNNESQRSSSGSIQQQQQQQQQQQSSTLSKEPERKVEAAPEEEDNNPFAEDADETPSPSQEDSPRQMNGKEGVPVRALYDYTVTEEDELPLKAGDVFVKLSEEDELGWCKGYKDGREGLYPANYVEPV, encoded by the exons ATGTCGCTGAATGAGGAGTTGGTACAGGCCACTAACGACAGTTTCTGGGAAATTGGCAAGTACAGTCGTACTGTCAAGCGTATAGACAATGGCAAAGCCTTATGTGATAGTTTACGGCAGCTGATACAACAGAGGAGCGAAATAGAAACCTCGTACGCCAAAAACCTTTCTAGCTGGTCCAAGAAATGGAATGAATTTCTCGATAAAG GTAATGAATACGGCACGATACAGGGTGGCTGGAGGGGCATGCTACAGGAAGCAGACAGCCTCGCAGATTTACACAATTTAGTCGCCGATAACTTAATGACAAAAGACTATCCCAGCATCAAGGCATGGCAGAAGGAAAACTACCACAAATCCATGATGCATTTCAAGGAAACAAAAGAGCTTGAGGAAGGGTTTAAGAAg GCCCAGAAACCATGGGAAAAGAAATACACAAAACTTATGCAAGCAAAGAAAGAATATCATGCTGCATGTCGGTCAGAGAAAAGTACAGCCAACCAGGAGAACAATGCTAGAGGAGACTCGGCAGTATCCCCCGATCAG TTAAAGAAAATCCaggaaaaattaaagaaatgccAAGCAGATGTAGAGGCAACAAGGGATAAATATGAAGCCTCTTTGAATGACCTCAACAGTTATAATGCCAAATATATTGAAGATATGAATGAG gtgtttcaaaaatgtcaagattttgagaagtcAAGGATTGAGTTCTTCAAGAAGACTATGTTTGAGATACATCAACATCTTGATCTCTCTGTAGAACCAAG GTTCTCACAAGTGTACACTAGTCTACACAGTACTATAGGACAGATAGACTCCGACAAAGATCTGAGATGGTGGTCAACGAACCATGGATCTGACATGCCCATGAACTGGCCAACATTTGAG GAGTATTCACCAGAACTACAAAACATTTCCAAAAAGAAGGATTCGGGAATAGGAGGCGGCAGTGATGGCATTACTATCACCAGTATTCGCCACAAACCAGACGGCTTTGATCAGCAGCAGTCCAGCCCGCTTAACACTCACAGACAGACCTCCAACAACGAGTCCCAGCGGTCATCATCGGGCTCCATTCAGCAACAGCaacagcagcagcagcagcaacaATCTTCCACACTTAG CAAGGAGCCAGAAAGGAAAGTGGAGGCGGCACCTGAAGAGGAGGACAATAACCCATTTGCTGAGGACGCAGACGAGACCCCCTCCCCGTCCCAAGAGGACTCGCCCCGACAGATGAACGGGAAGGAAGGGGTGCCAGTCAGGGCATTGTATGACTATACTGTCACAGAAGAAGACGAACTGCCTCTCAAAGCTG GTGATGTTTTTGTCAAACTGTCCGAGGAAGATGAGCTGGGATGGTGTAAAGGATACAAGGACGGCCGGGAAGGATTGTATCCAGCCAACTATGTAGAACCTGTGTAG
- the LOC128165331 gene encoding protein kinase C and casein kinase substrate in neurons protein 1-like isoform X2, producing the protein MSLNEELVQATNDSFWEIGKYSRTVKRIDNGKALCDSLRQLIQQRSEIETSYAKNLSSWSKKWNEFLDKGNEYGTIQGGWRGMLQEADSLADLHNLVADNLMTKDYPSIKAWQKENYHKSMMHFKETKELEEGFKKAQKPWEKKYTKLMQAKKEYHAACRSEKSTANQENNARGDSAVSPDQLKKIQEKLKKCQADVEATRDKYEASLNDLNSYNAKYIEDMNEVFQKCQDFEKSRIEFFKKTMFEIHQHLDLSVEPRFSQVYTSLHSTIGQIDSDKDLRWWSTNHGSDMPMNWPTFEEYSPELQNISKKKDSGIGGGSDGITITSIRHKPDGFDQQQSSPLNTHRQTSNNESQRSSSGSIQQQQQQQQQQQSSTLRLQQPPDSARLAQMNTEVSQADIVRHQPGGENYVRSPSYDESLNPFGDDEDEGGGQKSNSTVESHVYQAIDEAREGHNKEPERKVEAAPEEEDNNPFAEDADETPSPSQEDSPRQMNGKEGVPVRALYDYTVTEEDELPLKAGDVFVKLSEEDELGWCKGYKDGREGLYPANYVEPV; encoded by the exons ATGTCGCTGAATGAGGAGTTGGTACAGGCCACTAACGACAGTTTCTGGGAAATTGGCAAGTACAGTCGTACTGTCAAGCGTATAGACAATGGCAAAGCCTTATGTGATAGTTTACGGCAGCTGATACAACAGAGGAGCGAAATAGAAACCTCGTACGCCAAAAACCTTTCTAGCTGGTCCAAGAAATGGAATGAATTTCTCGATAAAG GTAATGAATACGGCACGATACAGGGTGGCTGGAGGGGCATGCTACAGGAAGCAGACAGCCTCGCAGATTTACACAATTTAGTCGCCGATAACTTAATGACAAAAGACTATCCCAGCATCAAGGCATGGCAGAAGGAAAACTACCACAAATCCATGATGCATTTCAAGGAAACAAAAGAGCTTGAGGAAGGGTTTAAGAAg GCCCAGAAACCATGGGAAAAGAAATACACAAAACTTATGCAAGCAAAGAAAGAATATCATGCTGCATGTCGGTCAGAGAAAAGTACAGCCAACCAGGAGAACAATGCTAGAGGAGACTCGGCAGTATCCCCCGATCAG TTAAAGAAAATCCaggaaaaattaaagaaatgccAAGCAGATGTAGAGGCAACAAGGGATAAATATGAAGCCTCTTTGAATGACCTCAACAGTTATAATGCCAAATATATTGAAGATATGAATGAG gtgtttcaaaaatgtcaagattttgagaagtcAAGGATTGAGTTCTTCAAGAAGACTATGTTTGAGATACATCAACATCTTGATCTCTCTGTAGAACCAAG GTTCTCACAAGTGTACACTAGTCTACACAGTACTATAGGACAGATAGACTCCGACAAAGATCTGAGATGGTGGTCAACGAACCATGGATCTGACATGCCCATGAACTGGCCAACATTTGAG GAGTATTCACCAGAACTACAAAACATTTCCAAAAAGAAGGATTCGGGAATAGGAGGCGGCAGTGATGGCATTACTATCACCAGTATTCGCCACAAACCAGACGGCTTTGATCAGCAGCAGTCCAGCCCGCTTAACACTCACAGACAGACCTCCAACAACGAGTCCCAGCGGTCATCATCGGGCTCCATTCAGCAACAGCaacagcagcagcagcagcaacaATCTTCCACACTTAG ACTGCAGCAGCCCCCTGACTCTGCCCGCCTTGCCCAGATGAACACTGAAGTCTCACAGGCTGACATTGTACGGCATCAACCAGGGGGAGAGAACTATGTCAGGTCACCGTCCTATGATGAGTCACTGAATCCATTTGGTGATGATGAAGACGAGGGTGGCGGACAAAAATCCAACAGTACGGTGGAGTCTCACGTATATCAAGCCATAGATGAAGCTCGGGAAGGACACAA CAAGGAGCCAGAAAGGAAAGTGGAGGCGGCACCTGAAGAGGAGGACAATAACCCATTTGCTGAGGACGCAGACGAGACCCCCTCCCCGTCCCAAGAGGACTCGCCCCGACAGATGAACGGGAAGGAAGGGGTGCCAGTCAGGGCATTGTATGACTATACTGTCACAGAAGAAGACGAACTGCCTCTCAAAGCTG GTGATGTTTTTGTCAAACTGTCCGAGGAAGATGAGCTGGGATGGTGTAAAGGATACAAGGACGGCCGGGAAGGATTGTATCCAGCCAACTATGTAGAACCTGTGTAG
- the LOC128165331 gene encoding protein kinase C and casein kinase substrate in neurons protein 2-like isoform X1 — protein sequence MSLNEELVQATNDSFWEIGKYSRTVKRIDNGKALCDSLRQLIQQRSEIETSYAKNLSSWSKKWNEFLDKGNEYGTIQGGWRGMLQEADSLADLHNLVADNLMTKDYPSIKAWQKENYHKSMMHFKETKELEEGFKKAQKPWEKKYTKLMQAKKEYHAACRSEKSTANQENNARGDSAVSPDQLKKIQEKLKKCQADVEATRDKYEASLNDLNSYNAKYIEDMNEVFQKCQDFEKSRIEFFKKTMFEIHQHLDLSVEPRFSQVYTSLHSTIGQIDSDKDLRWWSTNHGSDMPMNWPTFEEYSPELQNISKKKDSGIGGGSDGITITSIRHKPDGFDQQQSSPLNTHRQTSNNESQRSSSGSIQQQQQQQQQQQSSTLRKISFDGFSLRKKSKDKSSKRKTLIEKESNAGESEEVKRNSDPSRLQQPPDSARLAQMNTEVSQADIVRHQPGGENYVRSPSYDESLNPFGDDEDEGGGQKSNSTVESHVYQAIDEAREGHNKEPERKVEAAPEEEDNNPFAEDADETPSPSQEDSPRQMNGKEGVPVRALYDYTVTEEDELPLKAGDVFVKLSEEDELGWCKGYKDGREGLYPANYVEPV from the exons ATGTCGCTGAATGAGGAGTTGGTACAGGCCACTAACGACAGTTTCTGGGAAATTGGCAAGTACAGTCGTACTGTCAAGCGTATAGACAATGGCAAAGCCTTATGTGATAGTTTACGGCAGCTGATACAACAGAGGAGCGAAATAGAAACCTCGTACGCCAAAAACCTTTCTAGCTGGTCCAAGAAATGGAATGAATTTCTCGATAAAG GTAATGAATACGGCACGATACAGGGTGGCTGGAGGGGCATGCTACAGGAAGCAGACAGCCTCGCAGATTTACACAATTTAGTCGCCGATAACTTAATGACAAAAGACTATCCCAGCATCAAGGCATGGCAGAAGGAAAACTACCACAAATCCATGATGCATTTCAAGGAAACAAAAGAGCTTGAGGAAGGGTTTAAGAAg GCCCAGAAACCATGGGAAAAGAAATACACAAAACTTATGCAAGCAAAGAAAGAATATCATGCTGCATGTCGGTCAGAGAAAAGTACAGCCAACCAGGAGAACAATGCTAGAGGAGACTCGGCAGTATCCCCCGATCAG TTAAAGAAAATCCaggaaaaattaaagaaatgccAAGCAGATGTAGAGGCAACAAGGGATAAATATGAAGCCTCTTTGAATGACCTCAACAGTTATAATGCCAAATATATTGAAGATATGAATGAG gtgtttcaaaaatgtcaagattttgagaagtcAAGGATTGAGTTCTTCAAGAAGACTATGTTTGAGATACATCAACATCTTGATCTCTCTGTAGAACCAAG GTTCTCACAAGTGTACACTAGTCTACACAGTACTATAGGACAGATAGACTCCGACAAAGATCTGAGATGGTGGTCAACGAACCATGGATCTGACATGCCCATGAACTGGCCAACATTTGAG GAGTATTCACCAGAACTACAAAACATTTCCAAAAAGAAGGATTCGGGAATAGGAGGCGGCAGTGATGGCATTACTATCACCAGTATTCGCCACAAACCAGACGGCTTTGATCAGCAGCAGTCCAGCCCGCTTAACACTCACAGACAGACCTCCAACAACGAGTCCCAGCGGTCATCATCGGGCTCCATTCAGCAACAGCaacagcagcagcagcagcaacaATCTTCCACACTTAG gaaaatttcatttgatgGATTCTCCTTACGCAAGAAGTCGAAAGATAAGTCCTCAAAGCGAAAAACTTTGATTGAGAAAGAAAGCAATGCTGGTGAGTCAGAGGAAGTAAAGAGAAATTCTGATCCCTCCAGACTGCAGCAGCCCCCTGACTCTGCCCGCCTTGCCCAGATGAACACTGAAGTCTCACAGGCTGACATTGTACGGCATCAACCAGGGGGAGAGAACTATGTCAGGTCACCGTCCTATGATGAGTCACTGAATCCATTTGGTGATGATGAAGACGAGGGTGGCGGACAAAAATCCAACAGTACGGTGGAGTCTCACGTATATCAAGCCATAGATGAAGCTCGGGAAGGACACAA CAAGGAGCCAGAAAGGAAAGTGGAGGCGGCACCTGAAGAGGAGGACAATAACCCATTTGCTGAGGACGCAGACGAGACCCCCTCCCCGTCCCAAGAGGACTCGCCCCGACAGATGAACGGGAAGGAAGGGGTGCCAGTCAGGGCATTGTATGACTATACTGTCACAGAAGAAGACGAACTGCCTCTCAAAGCTG GTGATGTTTTTGTCAAACTGTCCGAGGAAGATGAGCTGGGATGGTGTAAAGGATACAAGGACGGCCGGGAAGGATTGTATCCAGCCAACTATGTAGAACCTGTGTAG